Genomic DNA from Dehalogenimonas lykanthroporepellens BL-DC-9:
CTGACCGGCTTCGCTTCCCTCGGCAGTATCGCCGGGGTTACCGGCGCCTATGCCATCATGATTCCCCTGTCCCTGATGAGCGGCCTGCCGGTGGAATATCTGATTTATTCCATGGTCGGGGCGGTCGTCATCATCATCATGCACCGGGACAATATCCAGCGCCTGATCGCCGGAAAAGAGCGGAAGATTTCAGAGAAGAGTCGTTGATTGTTTTCCTTATGGTCAGCCTGTATAAGGCGGTAGTCCCATGCCCAAGATAGCCGTTGTCGGCGCAACAACCTGGGGTATCACACTGGCTTCCGTTCTGGCCCGCAAGGAAGCCGAAATCCGCGTTCTGGCCCGTACCGAAGACGAAGCGCTACGGGTACGGCAGGGCGTTTTCAAGGCTTCAAAACTGCCGCCGGATTTCACTCTGCCACACGGTATCCGGGTGACGGCTGATCCTGAAGAAGCCCTCCACAATACCGATGCCGTCATCCTGGCGGTACCCTCACAGGCGATGCGCGATAATGTCAAACAAGTTGCCGGGTATTTCAGCCGGCGGACGCTCATTGTATCCGCCGCCAAGGGTCTGGAAATCGCCACCGGCAAGAGAATGAGCCAGGTCATTCAAGACGAGATCCACAAGGATCACCATTCCAATATCTGCGTATTGTCCGGGCCCAACCTGGCCTGGGAGATACTGGCCAGCCGGCCGGCGGTGGCAGTGATTGCCGCCGACAAGGAGTCACGAGCCCGCCGGGGAGTCAAGCTGATTAATTCGCCTGACTTCTGCGCCTTCACCAATACCGATGTCGTTGGCGTCGAACTGGGTGGCGCGCTGAAGAATATCGTCGCCCTCGGCGCCGGCATTATTGACGGGCTGGGTTATGGCGACAACACCAAAGCGGCACTGATGACTCGGGGGTTGACCGAAATCACGGCGCTGAGCACGGCGCTGGGCGCCAATCCGCTGACCCTGTCAGGGCTGGCCGGTCAGGGCGACCTGATTGCCACCTGCTCCAGCAAGCTGTCACGTAACCACCAGGTAGGGGAACGGCTGACCCGTGGAGAATCACTGCAGAGCATTGAAGCCCACATGACCGGGGTAGCCGAGGGTGTGGCCACTACCCTGGTTGCCTGGAACATGTCTCAGAAACTGGGTATAGAAATGCCCATAACTGAAAGGCTCTACCGGGTATTGTACCAGGGCGATGATGTTCGCGCGGCGGTCAAGGACCTGATGGCGGCAGTGGCCGGGCATGAACTGGCCGGGCGTCGGTGGAATCTGTTCAATCTGTTCCGGCGCCATAAGAAACCGGAGATTACCTTCTGACGAATAGCCGGTGCGTTTGAAACCGCTGTTTTTGATTTGACATCGATGGCATTGAACCCTATTATTTAGTACGATTCTTAACCGTTTCTTCAATTTATATAACATAACGCTGACAATGCACTGTAACCCTGCAAGGTTCCAGCCCGCTTTTGTGCGTTTTTGAGTAAATAACGGAGCAAGGAGAGCTCATGGAAACAATCGCGCCGGTCAAAGATCCGGGACTGGAATCCGAGGAAGCCCGGAAACGTAAGGAATACATGGTAGACCTGTTCGTGGTACAGGCTAAGAACTACGATTTTCACGACGACATCTATGGTTTGTACGCCCATCGGTTCTGGATTCGTACCATGGTCAGGATTGTCGAAAAGTTTATGAAGAACCGGGAGCGCGCCGACATGCTGGATATGGGGTGCGGCACCGGTTTCGTCACCTTCAATGTCGCCCGAAAGATGAAGAATATCGACATCGAATCCTTCGACCTGTCGCCGGATATGATCGCTGTGGCCAAGGAACGCTATGAGAAAGGCTTCAAGGGGCGGAATATCAAGTTCTGGGTTGCCGATGCTGAACAGCCGTTCGGTGAGAACAAGTACGATATCGTCACTACCTCCTTTGCCTATCGTAATTTCGCCAACAAGAACCTGGCGACCAAAAACGTTTTCAATGCCCTGAAACCTGGCGGTATCTTCATCATCCAGGACCTGACCAAGCCGGAGAAGCAGCCGATGAAAGGCCTTTATGCCTTCTACATGAAATACATCCTGCCGGTACTGGCCAGGATACTGGGGACAGAAAAGACGGCCGCCGGCTGGCTGAAGAAGAGTACCGACATGATGCCGTCCAACGCCCAGATTCAGAAAATTCTGGAAGAAGCCGGCATGGTCAACTGTTATTATAAGAGTCTCTCCGCTGGTATTGCCTGTATCATCGTCGGGTTCAAACCGGAGGCATAGGATGGAGCAAGCAACAACAGCGGAAAAACCTCTCCAGGACCCCGGCTTTGAGTCAGAAACCGCCCGGAAGCGCAAGGCCTACATGCTGGAGCTTTTTGGCTATCAGGCGCCGAAGTACGATCTGCATGACGATATCGTCGGCATGGGTATTCATCGTCGTTGGGTGAAGGACGTACTAAAGATTATCGGCCACTACCGGCAGGGTAAGTCGGACTTGAAGATGCTGGACCTGGCCTGCGGCACCGGCTTCGTCACCTTCAATACCGCTCGGCATTTCCCTGACATTGAAATAGACGCCTTTGACCTGGTACCGGAGATGGTCGATGTGGCCAAAGGTCGCTACGAGAAAGGCTTCAAGGAGCGGAACATCAAGTTCTGGGTTGCTGATGCTGAACAGCCGTTCGGTGAGAACAAGTACGATATCATCGCTACCTGCTTTGCTTTCCGCAATTTCGCCAACAAGAACCTGGCCGCCCAGAACGTCTTCAAGGCGCTTAAACCTGGCGGCATGTTCATTATTCAGGATATGACCAAACCGGAAAAACAACCGTTGCGAGGTTTATATCTGTTCGCCTTGAAATACCTTCTGCCCATTGCTGGTACCATACTCGGGACGGCCAAGGGCTCACCGCGTTACCTGTATCATTCGGTGATGCTGTTGCCCAGGAACACCGATATTGCCCGGATTCTGACCGACAACGGTTTCTCTGACGTGTGGCATAAATACCAGAGCGGCGGCATGGGGACAGTGGTGGTGGGATATAAGAAATGACGAGGCACATGGCTGAATTACAGGCGTTCAAGTATGATATTGGTAGCGGGCGTTACCGCCCCATTTACCTGGGCCGGGATATCCTGGACCGCCTGGCGGAATGTGTCCAGCCGCTTCAAGCCGACAAGTTTTTTATCATCACAGATGATAATGTGGCTGACGCTTACCTGGAGCCGGTCAAGGCCGAGTTGTCCAAGGTGGCCGAAACCCACGCCTTCATTTTTCCGGCCGGTGAGCAGTCCAAGACGTTGTCCACCCTGGAAAAACTGGGCTCTCAGGTGCTGGATGCCAGGGCGACCAAGTCTTCGGTCATTGTCTGCCTGGGCGGCGGCGTAGTCGGCAATCTAGGCGGCCTGCTGGCAGCGCTGTTGTTCCGCGGCATTCGTTTCTTCCATGTGCCGACCACCATGGTCGCTCAGATTGATTCAGCCATCGGCCAGAAACAGGCGGTTAACTACAGCCGGGGCAAGAATCTGTTCGGTCAGTATTACCCGCCGGAGTTCGTCTTCATTGACTTCGGTTTCCTGAGGAAACTGCCGGAGCGGCAGATTCGCGCCGGTCTGGCCGAGTCGGTCAAGCACGGGTTGTGTCAGGAAGAGAGTTTCTTCGAGTATATCAAGGATAAAGCCCCGAATTTCTCGTGGGAAGACATCGAGTATATTTCAGCTCATACCATCGAACTCAAACTGGAACTTCTGGTCATCGACCCGTATGAGGGCAAGCTTGACCCTCAGCTGGAACTGGGCCATACCATCGGTCACGCTCTGGAAATCCGCAAGAACGGCCGGCTTCTTCACGGCGAGTCCATTGCCATCGGCATGACGGTTGAAGCCTGTATTTCAGCCGAGATGGGTTTCATGGAGCCGGAGCTGGCCGAAAGAATCAGGGCCATATTCGAAAAAATCGGTCTGCCGACCCGGATTCCGGCCGACATCACCGTCGACCAGATTCTGGAAACGCTGACCTTCGATAACAAGCGGCGCACCGCGATCAATGATTTTTTCCTCCTTGAAAAATTCGCCTGCTTCCACAAGGAGAACGGCAGGATTTCCTGCAAGGTTCCGGAGCCGCTGTTGAGGCAGGTTCTTGAGCGTTCGTACTAGCGCCGCCGGAGTGCCCTTCAACTACTGGGTTCAGGCCGCCCGGCTGAAGTTTCTGCCGCAGGGGGTTCTGCCGGTATTCATCGGTGGTGCCGCGGCTTTCGCTGACGGGGTTTTTCACGCCGGTTATTTTGCGCTGGCGTTTCTGGCGGCGGCCGCTGTTCAGGTCGGCCTGACCATGTTCAATGACACCCTGGACTTCCAGTATGGCACCGACCGTACCACTCCGGACGCCAAGAATCCGTTTTCTGGCGGGTCGGGCATCCTGGCTTCGGGGCGCATCGCGCCATCTCAGGCGATGCGGGCCATCGTCGGTTTATATGTCTTAGCCCTGGCGGTGGCGGTTTTTTTCGCCTTCGTCACCGGGCCGATAAGTCTGGGCATCGCCGCGGTCGGGGCGGCAATTTCCATTGTGTATTCCGCCAGGCCGTTCCGCCTGGCCTACCGCGGCCTGGGTGAGCTGTCGATGCTGGTCGGCTATGGGCCGGTCATCACCGGCTGGGCCTATTATGTCCACAGCGGTACCCTGACGGGTGATATTCTGCTGGCCGGCCTGGTGCCCGGGCTGTGCATGTGGACGATGATACTTATCAATGAAATTCCGGATTATGCCGAAGATCGGGCGGCAGGCAAGAAAAACCTGACCTACCGGCTGGGTCCGGCCGGTGCCAAGAATCTTTTCATCGGGTCCCTGGCCGGGATATACGCCTACTCCGGAATACTGATTGCCGT
This window encodes:
- a CDS encoding NAD-dependent glycerol-3-phosphate dehydrogenase domain protein (PFAM: NAD-dependent glycerol-3-phosphate dehydrogenase domain protein~KEGG: dev:DhcVS_1179 glycerol-3-phosphate dehydrogenase), which produces MPKIAVVGATTWGITLASVLARKEAEIRVLARTEDEALRVRQGVFKASKLPPDFTLPHGIRVTADPEEALHNTDAVILAVPSQAMRDNVKQVAGYFSRRTLIVSAAKGLEIATGKRMSQVIQDEIHKDHHSNICVLSGPNLAWEILASRPAVAVIAADKESRARRGVKLINSPDFCAFTNTDVVGVELGGALKNIVALGAGIIDGLGYGDNTKAALMTRGLTEITALSTALGANPLTLSGLAGQGDLIATCSSKLSRNHQVGERLTRGESLQSIEAHMTGVAEGVATTLVAWNMSQKLGIEMPITERLYRVLYQGDDVRAAVKDLMAAVAGHELAGRRWNLFNLFRRHKKPEITF
- a CDS encoding 3-dehydroquinate synthase (KEGG: det:DET0400 3-dehydroquinate synthase family protein~PFAM: 3-dehydroquinate synthase) — encoded protein: MTRHMAELQAFKYDIGSGRYRPIYLGRDILDRLAECVQPLQADKFFIITDDNVADAYLEPVKAELSKVAETHAFIFPAGEQSKTLSTLEKLGSQVLDARATKSSVIVCLGGGVVGNLGGLLAALLFRGIRFFHVPTTMVAQIDSAIGQKQAVNYSRGKNLFGQYYPPEFVFIDFGFLRKLPERQIRAGLAESVKHGLCQEESFFEYIKDKAPNFSWEDIEYISAHTIELKLELLVIDPYEGKLDPQLELGHTIGHALEIRKNGRLLHGESIAIGMTVEACISAEMGFMEPELAERIRAIFEKIGLPTRIPADITVDQILETLTFDNKRRTAINDFFLLEKFACFHKENGRISCKVPEPLLRQVLERSY
- a CDS encoding Methyltransferase type 11 (PFAM: Methyltransferase type 11~KEGG: det:DET0398 ubiquinone/menaquinone biosynthesis methlytransferase UbiE, putative) — encoded protein: METIAPVKDPGLESEEARKRKEYMVDLFVVQAKNYDFHDDIYGLYAHRFWIRTMVRIVEKFMKNRERADMLDMGCGTGFVTFNVARKMKNIDIESFDLSPDMIAVAKERYEKGFKGRNIKFWVADAEQPFGENKYDIVTTSFAYRNFANKNLATKNVFNALKPGGIFIIQDLTKPEKQPMKGLYAFYMKYILPVLARILGTEKTAAGWLKKSTDMMPSNAQIQKILEEAGMVNCYYKSLSAGIACIIVGFKPEA
- a CDS encoding UbiA prenyltransferase (PFAM: UbiA prenyltransferase~KEGG: deg:DehalGT_0344 UbiA prenyltransferase); its protein translation is MSVRTSAAGVPFNYWVQAARLKFLPQGVLPVFIGGAAAFADGVFHAGYFALAFLAAAAVQVGLTMFNDTLDFQYGTDRTTPDAKNPFSGGSGILASGRIAPSQAMRAIVGLYVLALAVAVFFAFVTGPISLGIAAVGAAISIVYSARPFRLAYRGLGELSMLVGYGPVITGWAYYVHSGTLTGDILLAGLVPGLCMWTMILINEIPDYAEDRAAGKKNLTYRLGPAGAKNLFIGSLAGIYAYSGILIAVGIVPVAAVLIFAGLPLAFAAARSAARYYRDPLRVAVANKYMVMVYSVTNIGLTLGFIIG
- a CDS encoding Methyltransferase type 11 (PFAM: Methyltransferase type 11~KEGG: deg:DehalGT_0342 methyltransferase type 12) is translated as MEQATTAEKPLQDPGFESETARKRKAYMLELFGYQAPKYDLHDDIVGMGIHRRWVKDVLKIIGHYRQGKSDLKMLDLACGTGFVTFNTARHFPDIEIDAFDLVPEMVDVAKGRYEKGFKERNIKFWVADAEQPFGENKYDIIATCFAFRNFANKNLAAQNVFKALKPGGMFIIQDMTKPEKQPLRGLYLFALKYLLPIAGTILGTAKGSPRYLYHSVMLLPRNTDIARILTDNGFSDVWHKYQSGGMGTVVVGYKK